One Euphorbia lathyris chromosome 1, ddEupLath1.1, whole genome shotgun sequence DNA segment encodes these proteins:
- the LOC136209081 gene encoding LOW QUALITY PROTEIN: pentatricopeptide repeat-containing protein At5g15340, mitochondrial (The sequence of the model RefSeq protein was modified relative to this genomic sequence to represent the inferred CDS: inserted 1 base in 1 codon) produces the protein MKCSTFPLQPRYFRYLLRSCARHSSLSAGKKLHAIIITTGLAAYPNTFLPNVILHMYAQCGIISNALHLFNQIPHSQKDTADWTSLLSCLAKYAVTPAAAFSLFKQMCSEGIALDDIALVCVFSLCARVRDLEMGRQVHSSLVKLGLEFSVKSCNALTNVYVKCGLISEARRVFREMGEQNVVSWSILLEGVVNLEGVENGRQVFDEMPDRNEVSWTIMISGYVGSGFSKEAFLLLTQMVLGLGLGLGLNYVTLCSILSACTQSGDVMFGRWVHVHAMKVMGKDIDIMVGTALVDMYAKCGRINMAYKVFNHLPRRNVVTWNAILAGLAMNGKGKLVLDMFPKMIREAKPDDLTFMAVLSACSHSGLVDQGWNFFDNLESEYGLTPKLEHYACMVDLLGRAGQLEEAGVLIKKMPMPPNEVVLGSLLGSCSVHGKLQLGERILQDLIQIDPDNTEYHILLSNMYALAGKHDKANSFRQVLKSKGVKKVPGISSIHLNGQIHMFXPGDLIHPRAGEIYVMLDDMIRRLRSAGYVPNTGCQVLCGDRVEMEEKERALFSHSEKLALCFGLISTRAKSGLYIFKNLRICQDCHTAIKIASDVYDREIVVRDRNRFHCFKQGSCSCSDYW, from the exons ATGAAATGTTCCACCTTCCCATTACAACCTCGTTATTTCCGTTATCTTCTCCGATCATGCGCACGCCACTCCTCTCTATCAGCAGGCAAGAAACTGCACGCCATCATCATCACTACGGGCCTTGCTGCCTACCCAAACACCTTCCTCCCCAATGTCATCCTCCACATGTATGCACAGTGCGGCATTATATCCAATGCACTCCACCTGTTCAACCAAATTCCTCACTCACAAAAAGACACGGCGGATTGGACCTCCCTTTTGTCCTGTCTAGCTAAATACGCCGTCACCCCTGCAGCCGCATTTTCTTTGTTCAAACAAATGTGCTCAGAAGGCATTGCACTTGATGATATAGCATTAGTTTGCGTTTTCAGCTTGTGTGCCCGGGTCAGGGATTTAGAGATGGGCCGGCAGGTACATTCATCTCTAGTGAAATTGGGTCTGGAATTTAGTGTTAAGTCGTGTAATGCGTTAACGAATGTTTATGTTAAATGTGGATTAATTAGTGAAGCTAGAAGAGTGTTTAGGGAGATGGGTGAGCAGAATGTAGTCTCGTGGAGCATACTATTGGAAGGAGTGGTGAATTTGGAGGGTGTGGAGAATGGGAGacaagtgtttgatgaaatgcctgaCAGAAATGAGGTTAGCTGGACTATTATGATTTCTGGGTATGTGGGAAGTGGGTTTTCTAAAGAGGCTTTTCTTCTTTTAACTCAAATGGTTTTGgggttagggttagggttaggTTTGAATTATGTTACactttgttcaattttatcagccTGCACACAGTCTGGAGATGTAATGTTTGGGAGATGGGTTCATGTTCATGCTATGAAAGTAATGGGAAAAGACATTGATATTATGGTAGGCACGGCTTTGGTTGACATGTATGCAAAATGTGGTCGGATTAACATGGCATACAAAGTGTTCAATCACCTGCCGAGAAGGAATGTGGTGACATGGAATGCAATTTTAGCTGGTCTCGCAATGAATGGAAAGGGTAAACTCGTGCTGGATATGTTTCCGAAGATGATTCGAGAAGCTAAACCAGATGATTTGACCTTCATGGCTGTGCTAAGTGCTTGCAGCCACTCCGGTTTAGTTGATCAAGGTTGGAACTTTTTCGACAACCTCGAATCCGAGTATGGGTTGACACCTAAACTTGAACACTATGCTTGTATGGTGGATCTTCTAGGCCGCGCTGGTCAATTAGAAGAAGCCGGAGTTTTGATAAAGAAGATGCCAATGCCACCCAATGAGGTTGTTCTAGGGTCACTTCTAGGTTCTTGCAGTGTCCACGGAAAGTTACAGCTTGGTGAGCGGATTCTTCAGGATTTAATTCAAATTGATCCAGACAATACCGAATATCATATATTGCTTTCAAACATGTATGCTTTAGCAGGAAAGCACGATAAAGCTAACTCGTTTCGACAAGTCCTGAAGAGCAAGGGGGTGAAGAAGGTGCCAGGAATAAGTAGTATTCATCTGAATGGACAAATTCACATGT AGCCAGGGGATTTAATACACCCACGAGCCGGAGAGATTTACGTGATGCTGGATGATATGATTCGAAGATTAAGATCAGCCGGTTATGTGCCGAACACTGGTTGCCAAGTATTGTGTGGTGATAGAGTGGAGATGGAGGAGAAGGAAAGGGCATTGTTTAGTCACAGTGAGAAGCTGGCATTGTGTTTTGGGCTGATAAGCACAAGAGCTAAATCAGGTCTGTATATATTCAAGAATCTGAGGATATGTCAGGATTGTCATACTGCTATTAAAATTGCTTCTGATGTTTATGACAGAGAAATTGTTGTGCGGGATCGGAATCGTTTTCATTGTTTTAAGCAAGGTTCATGTTCTTGTTCTGATTATTGGTGA
- the LOC136209092 gene encoding vesicle transport v-SNARE 11-like, whose amino-acid sequence MSEVFEGYERQYCELSANLSRKCTAAGALDGEQKKQRLSEVKARLEDAESLIRKMDLEARSLQPNVKAVLLAKLREYKSDLNNLKSEVKRIASGNLNLAARDELLESGMAGTMTASADQRSRLMMSTERLHHSSDRIKESRRTMLETEDLGVSILQDLHQQRQSLLNANNTLHGVDDNIGKSKKVLSNMTRRMNKNKWIIIAVIAVLVVAIGLILYIKLK is encoded by the exons ATGAGTGAAGTATTTGAAGGATATGAGCGACAGTACTGCGAGCTCTCTGCGAACCTTTCGAGGAAATGCACTGCAGCTGGTGCCCTTGATGGAG AGCAAAAGAAGCAAAGGCTGTCTGAAGTTAAAGCTAGGTTGGAGGATGCAGAATCTCTG ATTCGCAAAATGGACCTTGAAGCAAGAAGTTTACAGCCAAATGTCAAGGCTGTCCTTCTGGCTAAGTTGAGAGAATATAAGTCAGATCTGAACAATCTGAAAAGTGAAGTTAAAAGGATTGCATCTGGTAACCTAAATCTAGCTGCTCGAGATGAGCTTTTGGAATCAGGAATGGCTGGTACTATGACG GCCTCGGCTGATCAAAGGTCAAGATTAATGATGTCTACAGAAAGATTACATCACTCCAGTGATAGAATTAAAGAGAGTAGAAGAACCATGCTGGAAACTGAAGATCTTGGTGTCTCAATTCTTCAAGATTTGCATCAACAGAGACAGTCTCTCTTAAATGCCAATAACACG CTTCATGGCGTGGACGACAACATTGGGAAGAGCAAGAAAGTGTTGAGTAACATGACAAGGAGGATGAACAAGAACAAGTGGATTATTATTGCTGTTATTGCAGTCCTTGTTGTTGCAATCGGCTTGATCTTGTACATCAAACTTAAATAA